In Kryptolebias marmoratus isolate JLee-2015 linkage group LG2, ASM164957v2, whole genome shotgun sequence, the genomic stretch TGATTACAGTGGACAGTAATCCTGCAGATGGATTAGTAGGTGGGATTAGGAGAAGTGGGGGTGTATAACACTGCCACCTTTTGAATTGAAACAATTTGCAGCAGCATCTTGGGTGCTGGTTGGCTCCCCTCTGCCTGCTTCATGTACAGGACAGTGAAACATGCTTTTTCTACTTACCTACATACctagactgacaaacaggtgatggctaacccaccagacattgtggtgatagattagatacagaagaaagcagtggtgacagatgtacttctacaagcaacatcaggaagaaggagcatgtAAAGCTCAAAAATTatcaagggctgaaagaggaagtagagaagttgtggaaagtcaaggcctcagtggtaccagtggtcattggagtgctcggtgctgtgacccccaaactggaagagtgactccaacagatcccaggaacaacctcagagatctctgtccagaagagcacagtcctaggaacagctaagatactgtgctgaaccctcaagctcccaggcttctggtagaggacctgagcttgaagtgaaagtggaaccgctcatgtggaacaaatagggctTGATggaagttatatatatatatacacatatatattgctgtgagtgtgtttatttatgaagtCTTTGTTAGCAAATGAATACACAATGGACAGGACAGACAAAAAGTGAAAGGTCATATCTTTTATTAtacctttatttaaccacaTAAAAAACCCATTGAGATTAAGACTTCTGGTGACCTGGccaagaaaagcagcagcataGTTATAGTggacaagacaaaaataataacaaaaataaacattaaatatctataaaaatgcaaactatATGAAAATAAAGTGTAATAGTTatgacaataacaaaaaagcaaatgacaattaaaatttaaaaacacactccTGACTCACATTAGTTTCAGACTCTTCAGCAAGTATTATTTCATCTTAAGTTCTTAAAGACAACAATAGGCAGCAACTATTATCCTTTCTTAACTAAACTGGATTTAGGAGCACAACACTATGATACAGGGGGGATGCACAAATGGTGTAACTGAGGTTCAGTAATACTgaatggaaaacatttttgagGGTGACTGACTGGGAAATGGAAAACAGATTTCAATCTGGATGTCGATCATTtaaacatgaatttattttactattttagaagcagcaaaccagtttctaaagaaaagaggaagtaaaaataataagaagatTGCCTTTTCTCAAGCATTGATAATTAAGTctagaaataaagcttttaaaaagttaaaaaggaaTTACACTACCCAGACTATTATTGAATATAAAAGGTTTCAAAGCACcataaagcaaaactaaaaaaaagtacaaaaagagAATTTTGGAGTGGGGTTTGTAGTTTAAtgggaagaaaaaggaaattagGAAAGTTTAGACTATGATAAGAATattgaatgaaataaaacaagagtttGGATATCCAGTTTTGAGGaaataaatgcagtttaaagcaaTAGTGATGgcaaaagcttttattaaaattaatagTTCAAATAGTATTaatgaagaaggaaaaagaggaaGGCAGAATACCGTAACAGAGAACAGAGTTAttagaagaagaggaagatgaaaaTAATTAAGTACACTATTTTCCAAAACTGTATTCAATCACGCACTTTAAAAATCTAAGATTTCAGCACCAGGAAAAGCTCAGATGTGTTATAATAGAGTTTGGGAGAAAAGGAAACTACCAGAGTTGTGGAAGGAAGTCGTAGTGGTACCAATACAGAAaccaggaaatacaaaaatagggAAGTATAGACCAGCTACTTTATTGTCTAACACTTGCTAAATTATGGGAAAAAATGATACATGAAAAACTAACATACTATGtaaagaagaaataattatGTGACATTATCGGAGTGGTTTTAGAAGAGGAAGAAACATGATGGATTAGGACAAAATGATTGTAATAAATATGTCATAGAAAATGGGACACCACAAGGAATAATAGTGAATCCATTATGTTCATTATGTCACcttacagcaagaaggtcacagatTCTCAGCTGTGGCCTTTGtgtgaagtttacatgttcttcctgtTCATTCGTGAGTTTTCTCCGCATATTCCAATTTCCtatcacagataaaaacatggTAGATTCATtagcaactctaaattgtccttaggtgtgagtgagagtgtgagtggttgtttgtctcttgtgTCTCTCTACTGGACTTgctacctgtccagggtgtcccccacctctcacacaaggactgctggagatgggcaccagctccccacgacctgGAAAAgggaagcaggtaaagaaaatggatggataaatgaaaaGGGGATGGGATGGTCAGCATTTGTTGATAATGGGGCTTTGTGGAAAAGAGGAATGAGTCTGgagtttattgttaaaaaaaaaagaaagcacttATGGCTGTTAAAATGTGGTCAAATAAATGGGATTTAAATTTTCAGTAGATAAGaccaaagtaatattttttacaaggaaaaatgtaaataacaataTTACAGTTAGATTATATTGACAAAAACTAGAAAGAGTGAAACAATTTTAATTTCACTGTATATGGTTTGATAAAAGAATAACATGGGCAGTGCACCTTCAAAAAGTTACtgacaaatgtaaaataaataataaacatgagATGTTTAAATGAAAGAGACTGAGAAGCAGACAGGCATATATACACAGGATTAATCAGATGAAGCAGCAGACAgggcagcaaaaacagcaacGAAGGCTTAAATCAGCTTTACACTATCCATCAGGAAATCAGAAGCAAGAAACCTCGTCAAACTGAAATTCaaggaaaaatgagaaaaacaaagggaAGAAGACAGATGGTGGTTTCACAGAATTCAAAATCGAGTGggagaaatgaaaacaggagaGAAGAACAGTGGTCTTAACAGGACATTCTTCAGAATCCAACACAACAATACAGGTGAATCACTGGGATAACTGTGGAAAAGAGGAAACAACAGAACATGTCGTTTTGGGCTGTCAGAAATAAGAACAGAAGATGGATGATGAATACATGATGAATttagaaaaatcaaagaaacatttaatataataaatatactACAGAAAGCAGAAAGAGTCAAGACATAAAAGTATCcgagttgggttttttttagaaaaactaaGCTGGTAAACAGAACCTGATTATAATCAAGATAAAGCACAAGTGTCAAACTAAAGGCCCacgggccagatctggccctctgtaacattttatctggcccccaagatgacatttagatttcattagatccggccctctagtctgggacagatcgagtctttGATTcctattttgctttaaaaaactgagcctaattagtgaagttttctcttgccagtgacttagaagccaataatatatagttttaatttctgtatgatcaggtttttgtctgttttaatgttaaaaaattcatttaaaagctgagtgaggcgtaagaaatgactgctaatgatgtgctttttgaagtttgatctatttgtctgtgttcattaaagtctgtttgctttaaattctgtataatctgtaactgggaaaaggtcattcttatttctatatgaatgatttgacataatacatctaaaaccaaggttaatttatgtaatttttaataaatattgatcgtgattggcccttgtcTAGgaccacatttttaattttggccccttgcgtcactgggtttgacccccGTGAGATAAAGGGTCTGAGCCTCACTCACTCCACACCAGGTGGTGGCGGAAGTGCGCACCGACCGTGTCTGCACAACCgccaaagagaagaagaagaagacgaaaaAGACCTGTTCGAGATTCTGTGAGAGAAGTTGAGCAGGTTAAATGAATAAAGCCCTAAGCTCGGTGGTCCAGGATGCTCGGAGGGTCGTACTCGTTCGTGGAGGACAGCTTCAGTCGGTTCCCGTCGCAGAGCAACATTTACGGGCTGTGTGAGGCCggggagcagcagctgctggccGCCACTCTCAAAGGGAAGGTGGTCTGTTTCCGGtaccaggagctgcagcagaaagtccGGCCGGTGGCCAAGGAGGTCCAGTTCACTTATATACCAGGTACCGGCACCAGCAACTAAACcggctttctgtttgtttgttttttttaagaaaaactatGATCAAACATGCTGTGTTCGGTAAATAAACCCAGACTTATTTCTCTAGTTGACGCAGAAATTGTATCTATTGATGCCTTCAACAAGTCTTCGCCCAAAAGAGGCCTGGTGGTGGGCATCACCTTTATAAAGGTACAGTATGATCAACGAAATAAATGTGGGAGTTTGAACTTACTGTTTGAGATGTGAAACATTTCCAAGCGTCTCCGACCATCCAGGAGCACTCCAGCTGTAAGCACCGGAGCAGTCCTGACAGAAAATATGAGCAGGTCTGAAAACTTGGGAtgtgtggatcagtggttagagcagtcgtcctctaatgagagagttggaggttcagtTGTCCCTGGGAAAGACACTGAAGCACTCATTGtagtctccatagaatgatttattcagattagctttgtaaagatgtatgaatgtgtgtggacaGGTacatgagggcacagattgtgttgtgaagcgCTTTAAgaggcctggttggctagaaagatgctatataagtacagttaCCAAAGTAGGTGGAAAACGGCCAGAGTCGGTACAATGTGGGtggcaatgaaataatgtgcatggtcttagatagatagatagatagatagatagatagatagatggatagatggatgaatcTTTATAATCCCTgcctgggattttttttgttgcagttacAGTAAGAAATACAATAACAAATTGAAAACATGATAATCAATACAGTGCAACAAAGTGATTAACAactgtacaaataaaattataattgtGTAAACTATCAAActgtgtcaaaatgttttacaaaccttcccaaagaagacagaaaacagttcTGCTAGCCGTGTCTACATAAATAGGCCCTGAAGTCTCCAACTACTCTTGGAAGAGTGGCAGCCCAATGAGAAAGTACTGATGGTTGAACTCCTGCAGGACTCTGGAGACAAAGCTACGCCTTTCCTGAATATCTACTGTGACTATGAGCCTGGGTCAGAGTTCAACCTGGAGTCTATTGCACGTGAGTGAGGCATAATGTGCACGTGTTGCCTGTGGTTGTGTCTTGTGTTCTGATGGAAACGTGTTCCTCTGAACAGAAAGCTGCCTGAATCTGGAGCTGCAGTTCACTCCGTTCCAGCTCTACCACACAGAGTAAGTTCCCATCATTCTGGGTGACTAAAATCTCATTGTTAGGGTTGATTCTGTTCAGGATCAAAGAACAGGCCTTTAGCACATGACTGCAGAAGCAACAAATCAccaaattatgtaaaaaatattagAATGAAAATTTAAGACGTTGTGTTCCCATTTTATGCCTAAATACCGGTAGTTGTACTGATTTGTTACATGATGACGTTGATGCTGCTGTGACTCCCGTTCTCAGTGGAAATCATGTGgttcagaaatgtttgaatgagtctatttttaaatatcagCACATTTCCTGTGAGCAGCTTCTTTCAGCGTCAGGATGTTGCATGGATGATAAATGCCAGTGACCCCACCTCTCAACAGAGTGCAGTGTCCTGATGGAGGCAGTGATACAGTGTTTCTGCTCAGCGGCCATGACCAGAGGATCCACCTGTACAAGGAGGTCAGATTTACACACACTGAGAAATCTTGAAATGTTGCCATTTTTCTCAACAACGCCAGTTCTGAAGAtgctgggatgttgtgtaaaacataaattaaaagcaatgatttgcaaatctcatgaacctatattttattcaaaatggaacatagtaaagaTATGAAATGTTCAAACTATGAAATTGTACTTTATTCATGTGACCCATGCTGTCACAATgaggatttttttcattttgaggcattatttcatattattgttgtttattgtttgcacacaaaaaagaaacgatacacataaaggaaaaaaacaaacaaacaggagaaatcaTAAAACTCAAATGGTCATACAAGCACAACAAGTGTATGAGTTAGTTGTAAGTAAGAAGGATATGTACTAacccaaattaaattacaataaGAGATATGGTGATAAATTCAACTATTGTACAAAGTTATTAAAGTCCTTTTTTAATAgggtttaaccttttttaagaTGATCTTACACACAAAGTTTCTTGTCAGTATAGACACCTAAAACTTTGTTGGTGAAACATTGGAAAGTAAATTGTTATTAatataaatttttgttttttctgggttgtaagttttattgttctggtgtagattctcagtcatccaggccatgataaaattcaaaaaaggttaaaaaacaaaaacaactggacttctattctgtagttgaagacgtttctcttctcatccgaggagctttctcaattcagaactagagagtgtggagttgggcttttaaagctgagatgtgatgaaAGCTGGactgcttgcaaattgttctcactctcctaacaatagaggctcgttagggtccttgtttgtctgactcactgatgggctcGGTTTCTCGGttactccagcaacgtaaggaatgacaatgttctttcctctgtttctctccttgttctgttccgtGGTGAGTTTCgtggatttcctagctgacttgacaaaagcccaattgggatacccacatgtttggagagcttttttgatgtgcttctgttccttttccttcccttctgtcttcgtggggatgtgttcagcccgatgctgtagagttctgatAACAGATttctctctatttctgaactgagaaagctcctcggatgagaagcgaaacgtcttcaactacagaatagaagtccagttgtttttgaagtcttattgttatttttaaagaaggtaaaaatacattttttaacattaagtGAAACCACTCAGCAAATTGAATGAGCCCAGAGTTTGCCTCATTAATAAGTGAGTCAAGGTTACTATCAGTAACAAAGGGATTGGTGTCagtaaataagataaataagATAAATCATTAATGTAACAGTAATAGACCCTAAATGCTTCATTGTGGAACTCCACATTGTACAACATTCTGCTGTGACAATTTATcattaaaaattacaatttgCTCTCAGTTGTGTAAATAATTTTCAACCCATCTCAGaaccttatttttaaaaccataagaagacatttttgacaagatttcacatttcacagtttcaaaagcttttgataaaatattgaaatatttcaaaagcaGTTGACATATTTTCTCTCTGTTGCAAGAGAGCCATGTATATAGAACAATTCTTTCTAAAACCATACTGATGCTCATGCAAAATATTGTTTGCTTCAAAATTCGATTGTTTACCAACCCCTCAAGTATATTAGAAAAGCAAGGGAGAACTGATATAGGATGATAATTTGAAAATACAGATGGATCATCGCCTTTAAACAGTGGGATAACCTCGGCAAGTTTTAGATCCTGTGGGACAATACCAGATTcaagtgacaaagaaaaaatcaatattAAAGGAAGAATAATTATAGGTGCAACTTTTTGTATAAGATAGGCTGTAATTTCATCATGACCAGCAGAAGACTTTTTAAGATGCATTTATTAAATACTTCTATTAAATACTTCCTCCCACAAGAGTCccagagggacacggtcgaacgccttctccaagtccacaaagcacatgtagactggttgggcgaactcccatgcaccctcaaggaccctgctaagggtatagagctggtccagtgttccacgaccaggacgaaaaccacactgctcttcctgaatccgaggtccgacaatccgacggaccctcctctccagaacccccgaatagaccttaccagggaggcttaagagtgtgatccctctgtagttggaacacaacctccggtccccctttttaaataaggggaccaccaccccggtctgccaatccaggggaactgtccccgatgtccacgcaatattgcagagtcacgttaaccaacacaaccctacaacatccagagccttaaggaactccggactaATCTCATCCACCCAACATAAATGTTTATCCTTCAAAaatgaggattaaaaaaagcCCTCCAAATGAGCTTGGTACTTGGATAGGATCTTGTGTTGAAATTGCAGTTCAACATTATCAACACTTTGTTCTCAGCTTGAGATGTTTGATGGGTCCGAACTCCAATGGTAGTCGGGATCGTTTCCCCCAAAGTTCTACAGAGAACATACTGACTTTTCCTTTAGAAGACTGTAGGTGGAGCTCTGCAGattcaaaacagaaatgtttgactTGTCTTCTGATACTTAAAGAACTTTTGATGGACATGTCAGTGAGGTTTAAACATGATTATTATTGGAGgaagtttacatgttttcatgaaaataataaattctgccaatgaactcttttttttttttttttaactctttattttcaacatttttgtaTCAATAACAAACACCCCTCACCTCCGCACTTACctgtgaataaataaagaaatgacaaacaggaaaaaaaccattaagataaaatgaataatataaGAAATAAGACCCATCACATGTAAGTACACATAAGTCAAGCCACATCACCGTGGTGCTCAGATCAGAATGCTCTGACAGAAAGAGATTCCAGGTTACTTCAAATGAGCCAGCCTTACCAGCCAAAGTTCAATGAAATGTCATATTGGAATAATTTAAAGCTTCAAGGttaacaaaatgtgtgtgtgtgtgtgtgtgtNNNNGGGGggtaaataataaattaaaagtttggaTCTCTGTAGTGGGTTTGTCAGGTCCAATCAGAACTACAATCAGcctggttcttgttcttgtttttaacagaatgtGTCTCTGCACCAGTTTGAAGAGCAGCCGGTGGAGAGGCTGTTTCCTGAACTCCAACAACTGCCCAGCAAGTTAGTTACTCAGGACTGCTCACACCTGTTTTCTCCTCATCACTCATTTTAGGCTCATTCTCtaatcctgattttttttttttaatgttactgtTTACCTTATTGAAAACTTTTACTCTAATTGTTCTGTGTATCTCTTGGATCTGTGTCCCCTCTGCCTGCATACAGTGTGTTATGGTTGGATATGTTGAGTGTAGCTGGTGGAAGGCGCCTCTCAGCATTTGGCTGTCAGAATGGCTGCGTTGGACTGGCTTTGGTCAACCAGAATGGACCAGGTACTATTGTAAGATCAACACCTAACAACAATAAGGAGAGCAATTATGATGCTCCAAAAATGGTAGTAGGAAAGAAGActgggagaggaggagagagagcaGGGTTCTGACACAGTCTGACCAGGTTTTTACACGTTTCTAAGTCCGGATACATatagagaaaagaaaagtagaCTATGGAAAACACCCgtgttttcagacttttttctttcttatttcattttgtaaagttgactctaaatagcTTCAAAATTATAAACCAAGGTCTTCCAacatctgttagcactcagaatatatGGTGAGGATCAGtgtaagctactaccacaccaaactatAGGTCAACAtctaaaattcactgagttgtaGTGTTTCTTTTAAGTAAGTTTGCACAGTAaattggcagccatcttgaattgggttgacttcaaaagtgcatcagttgtagatgtaaatctaatgtttactttctgcaCGTTTCATTAGAATTTGTCTAATGGTTCATTAtagattttgctaacaaacacagaaacattatcgtctaccttcaccttttggcagcaggtgctATCATTTTTGTATTAGACAGTTTTTTACAAAGAACGCTGTGgcataaaaaacagcagcagcaacatgaAGCCCTTCTGGAGCATCAAGGGGACATGTCCAGCAGAAATTATGTCTTGGCCCTGTTCAGACTAGAGGTTAACAtcaatcaggtcagaattaaagtctgtttctccaaactgaccACTCTTCTGTCATAACTGAACATAAAGttgctttgttctgttttaacagAGGTTCTACAGAGCTGGCGGGTTCAGTTTGACAGTCCAATCTCCACAGTGTTGCTGTTCCGACTGAGCTGCAGAACCATTGAACCTAGTGGGGAGAGAAGTATGTCACCCCTCTAGtgaagtttgatttgtttttgggCTATGATGTCTGTGATGATTGttggtttatttctgttctaGGTGAGGAAATTGAGGGCTACAACCTCCTGATAACCAGCACCGTTGAGATGGCAGTTGTCTACAGGTTGTGTCACACAGAATCAGAAAGATTTCAgacaaaatgtgttcatttaacTGAGAGGGTGGAGCTAATCTGttgtttcctgtgtgtttgCTCAGAGATGTCCAGAACCACGGTTTGTCCTGGTCTACGTGTCTCTCAGGAAGTGATCAGTCAGACACTGTTCTTTGTGCGCTGGTCATTGACCTGGACTTTAATGGGCAGAAAGAGGTGCTGTTGGGAACGTATGGACAGGTATGC encodes the following:
- the kptn gene encoding KICSTOR complex protein kaptin, with the protein product MLGGSYSFVEDSFSRFPSQSNIYGLCEAGEQQLLAATLKGKVVCFRYQELQQKVRPVAKEVQFTYIPVDAEIVSIDAFNKSSPKRGLVVGITFIKDSGDKATPFLNIYCDYEPGSEFNLESIAQSCLNLELQFTPFQLYHTEVQCPDGGSDTVFLLSGHDQRIHLYKENVSLHQFEEQPVERLFPELQQLPSNVLWLDMLSVAGGRRLSAFGCQNGCVGLALVNQNGPEVLQSWRVQFDSPISTVLLFRLSCRTIEPSGERSEEIEGYNLLITSTVEMAVVYRDVQNHGLSWSTCLSGSDQSDTVLCALVIDLDFNGQKEVLLGTYGQELLCYKFQPSGRERDGEFQLQWRQSFKSPLLSIIYLDLTGDGLRELAVLTLRGLHILQHSLTCTADLVLNRLAQKVLSLTASSELSKTEETNFPAQIQDGTTQTP